CCGCCGCCGCACATCGTCGGGAGAGCTGCTGCCCGTCGGAAGACACTGCTGCCGCCAGGAGCTGCTGCTGTTGCCGAGGGCGCTGCTGTCGTCGCTGCCATTTGGTCGTCGCCGTCGCAGACTGCAGGGGAGGAgccgctgctgtctcgccgggGAGCTGCTGCCACGGGAAGGGTCGCACGACGCTGTTGCCGCGGGGAAAATCTCCTGTCGTCGGAAGCCGTCGCCCGCCCCGGATCGTCGAgcacggctgtccgccgctgcccgtcgccggcggcggtTTTTCCTCCACCGAAACCATTCCGAACCCGCCCGGAAACACTCCGCAAAGGCTCGCAACACGTGATATTaacataaagctaagttctttctaagtttcggttacgcgcggcgatcgtttggaagattctAAGTTGGTTTCTATTTAGTTTGGTTACggaagaagatcaaggctataTGCATCATGCAAGACTATattaaactcatgctttgaggatgGAAGGAATGGTATACCTCAAGAGCTTAAACTTGATGTGgttgaaacaaaaagaaatgGAACCAACTCCTTCTCCCCTCTTCTTCCCGTCGACTTCTCTCgccgcttctccttcttctctcttctctcttcttctttttttttgccaaaagaAAGTGATGAGTGGGTTAGAGGAGGGTGTAGGTATTGATGAGGGAAGTGGAGGGGTGGAGATAACCGATCGGTCATCATGGGGGGGAGAGGAGAACCGTCGACGTGGGGGAAAGAAGgaggaaggaaaaaaaaattagcttGGGCTTGGTTAATTTAAATTCATACTTGGGCTTCCATGATTAAATTTCTATTGGGCtaaaatcaacaattaaattacaagcccaagagttattaaaattcaagttactttatgtttaattggacttcaaatttatttggaaagtccaaaataaattcatacatttatattttttttttcgtattttccttcatcaattaaaattcacggtcctttattaagttttgttatctcgttcttcataaccaaaaaatttaaagtacgagaaatcgtacataaattatatttggtgttgttccaaatataatattcattcaaccgttccttgctttacgcgcgtcgttatccataaaacatatatttctttccgcttaattcattcgtcttgctaaagaatagcaatttcatcatcgaccttttaacgagaccttaaacgtgtctcccaacgttcatttttaaaaagaaaacacattcctttttttccatcaaacccataaaccataatttttcccaaaACACAtctatcgagaagcatagcgttttcgaaataattttatcaattattccgttacataaaagtaaatttcaaacttaaggtacgggtgttacacaATAATTACCAATCGCTATGAAATTTGGGAGCCCAAAATCAAAATTGTTGTTAAAACAGTAATATGAATGCTCTTCACTTCAATCCAAAATATCCACTGCAATCGTTCACCATAGAAACTTATGTGATTCGATGTAAATCATGGGCAAACTAAAATTGAAGTGAAAGGAAAACAATAAACTACCTTCAAATTATTTGATGATAACAAGAAGCGCCACTTCTGCACCTGGAAATCTTGAATAATTTAGTTTCTCTGTGTAGCTAGAAATATTAGggtatttagttattttattcaTTAGTTTGTTAAAAATAATGATTAAGTGAGGAATTGAAAGTGCAAGTAAACAAGCATTATTATGGCATTTGTATTTGATAGCATTAGTATTTGATATCAGTGCAGCAACATGCTATTGTAATGACAAGTGATTTATACTGGCATGTTTAAGATAGACCTAAAGATATCCTATGCTTTGGAAAGAATAACTAAATAACAAAAGGACAACTACTAAATTTAAAAGATTACTACTACTGAATTtgtgtcacgaccacaactccctagtgcTAGTGAGCGTAGTTATTTCGCAACCAAATTAAACTCATCGGTCATGGGCTCATCGTAAAAGAAATACTTAATTCAAGGCAAtagtgtaacatcccaaattctgtgacatttatttaagatatgtcgattggaaatttcatttatgaaatttaaattgttgctacgtgattgagtttgattctgtggaataaatcgtcatggggaaattggaatgaagtgctagttatatttaatgtgggaaatcaatttaaataaagatcatgcattttgttctagccaaataaagtggctattgtcggcccctccaattattggaaattttcttggatttagttaattgttttgggatattcatccaaattaaatccaaatcaaattatccctaaattgtgctacatgaaactcgaactctaacctattatttttgtgagtttcggatatcctctacttgaattaagaggatgaattagtttctttgataaaattggtaccttgttgattccttcatttattttaaatccaattaaatcttgccacattttattccctcaccccaattaaattaagagttgcattatttccttgtggctaattaagccaattttcggcccccctatttgtagaggagaatatatttgtttcctattttggggaattccctttattcaatacttaattaatacctaagccaaattaattggggatgtgaatattttccttctattgtgtctccatcccacactttttttagcttaatttccttgggggaaatctattttattgctgcctattttatgagagtcttttcctataaagaaattatcaaatttaaatcctattctatttaattgaggatttaaataatttccttgtggcacaccatcaagattttctccccttccctcattatttcctacttggagatttaatttactttgttcccttgtttatggaatattcattgacttatttcctaaattgtgaatctattgctctccaagtaaataccaaataaattcctatttgaatttattaacctaattttcgaaatttttccttctttttaattgtgggattatatttattggcctctattttattcctccacaattaattaattaattaattaatgggattaaacctaggactatataatcacctaaactaaaccctagcccccattctccctcataattttcgtgcctcacatctcctccctctcttcatcctctccaaaatttcttccatcattgttcttgcatccattgaagtttgattttcaagagttcccgacgaatcgtatcaatctttgcttctaccgtttggttttcgattcaagaaggtataactaaatattttcctcatcttctccattgaaaccttgttcttgattccttcatgcatatagtgagtgtaggaatcatagatcgcaaaactaatcggtgggaatttgtgtttgtatgagaaaaactgtgaatatgcgattgtgaatgaatatgtgtaaagtttgaatgattcattggtgaatgatgtgtggttatatgagaacatgattgtgagaaccttttgaagcatgtttgtgtgtgggaagcatgaaaaattgtgtttggttgaatgaggaagaaaccctaatttcgaaattttgaaacctgaaaactgtggtgttcggacagtggattccgacgtgtgtttgactgaccaaatgatctTATTTTGGTTCTAATTTTTTACtaagtaaacttcaaggtgttttctgtgtggtgtgtaaatttcagccccttttgacgaaagatgaatatttaataaatttttgaagttgactatgcaattctgccagaaacttgtattctcgtccagaaagtttcgttttctatttgaccgaccaaatggcctcattttgatgtgaattttgaactggatgaaattagaagtgtcttctgtgttttgtgaaaatttcagcctcattgggcatcggatgaatttttggtgaatttttcaaatgaactgcgcagtgctgccagaatttttatgttccgaccagagagttgcattaatgttttgactgaccaattcacatgatttgagtgagaaattttaactggatgaacatgaatgtgtctactgtgttgtgaccaaattttagcttcatatgaggtcggatggatttttggtgatttttacaaacaaaccgcgcagttctgccagatttgttgttatgtggaataatcacttgttgccaagttttaatgaattatatgatgcatgtatgatttgggaaggtatcatgtgacgtgattatgtgtgacacgttgagaaatattattgcatgttgttccttaggttgatgaatgttgggatgggtaaattaagggaatgataaaaggaacgataggacatacatggtaatgtgaatttatggaaggctgatttgtgttgtgatgattgacaagggttattgtgtgtacgtgagcacaaggaacgagggttgccttaagtggatattgaattgattaaatcaacgaggtgggctttccttacaaatctttttattttccgaaaatatgatgtggtgttataagggtggtttaacttgttatgtcatgccatggattgttttgattgagattgtgtgcctgatgcctagttcgtctgagtttactccgttaggctatatggctgtgttgtgaaacgaattcgggtctgagtagggctgcaaaccctatcaggctgtgtacactggtgagatcgggagccgtccttactagtcggccggtctcgtgggcgaatagtgtggccacactttcgtcgcaatgtggattgatgattgtgattgatggattgttgagaaaatggggagattatttgactggacagtctatgaaacgtttttgtgttctcaatgatatttctttactacgtataaaactcgagatgactggtatggatgacataactgtataaatgttttcggcattagcccattgagtacaacaagtactcagccctcctgcatatgtttttccctatgtgcaggttgagcgggatgttgcggtggatgttgagttggcctaggaactttggatgcgttgtgtcttcatacatagacgtcatccttgactctctttaaaccttatttccgctgctatatttttgaactatgcctcaagactttattctgtttcgtactgtgtttgagcatgtttgattgtgttaggcgttaatctgatgtttaccctgttactctgaaatggtttttcgtgaactaaaccaaatgtttttcttCCTTTGAGCTAATTGAGTTGTCGTTTTTgtcgtcccttggtcacgatcgccgcgtttgtagtacccctagtatgggcggtcgtgacaaatagTCTTGAAGGCAAATGGGTTACAACCAAGTCAAAATCAGAGTATTTAGGCCAGTTACATTGTTCACTAGGACAATGCTCAAACATGCAACGGAAGGTTCCAAGAAGAAGTAATATGTATGGGGACATATTAATTCAACTACCTAACTACTTATTTATAGGTTTCTCCCAACACCTTCATCACCTTGGTCACGATCAACCTGCACGTCAGAGAAataaacatgcagggctgagtatttgatatataCCCAGTGGACTTAGTGCCAAAAACAGTTCATATTCAATTGTCAGCCATActtgagtgaacgcggggtttttatttgaaataaggCCCGCGTCACTAAATCCTTTTTCATTACGTGAAtttgattgcgcaatcacatagacatcatataccatatctgatcttGTGTGAACCGGGAATATGACCACATTCCatgacggtcactggaccggccaactcgaaggCTAGCACCCAgtcccatatgtgtacactagtccgagtagggtttgcagctctactgggacccgaattcgatttaacatgattggcatagccaacagataggtaatcataaCATAAAAcgtggcatgacaactcattcaaaatatattcaagttttcacataaaatcacattttgaaagaaaagcacacctcgtttgcttaaattCCCAAACGAGCGTTCCTCGACTTGCTTTTACTTGTTGTGCGACTACTCCCCTTATAcacaaataatatacttaaattaggcttaagtaattatttattttacgtGCATGCATTCCTAAGCGTGCGATTATTCTTACTTTCTTTTTTCTAAAtccaaaattttttaattattaattaaatcaaacgATTTAATTATCTGGGCATTTTGCCGAATTATTCAATCATTAGTTAAATTTTAGAAGTTATAATTTCGTTGCCGTAAAATTAAGTGACGGCTACCCCTCATTTAATTTGGCAACATTAGGAGATCCTATAACTTCATTCAAAGTTTTTATCCTACTAGTCTTTTAAATTAGCAGCCTATACTTTggtttaaattttattatcatCCCATTCTTAATTTAGTTCCTCTTGGATTAAATATaacatgaaattttatttcgTAATGCCCAACTAAAAGTAACCGGCTCCATCTTCCATTTGCTggcccaatttaattaatttacttaAGCAGGcccattttaattaaaataaaaaaacatggcCCAAAAGGAGAAGACCAAAACTCCCACTACACTCCCATCCGGGGGCCCTATCCCTCTCTTTATTCCCCATTTCTTCGAAATCCCAAATCCATGGAATCTGGTGCAGAATTGGGGTCGCCGGGACTGAGAACGGCGACTGGAATTGCACCTACACAAATGGACTGACGCGGGGAAGAAGATAGAGTAGAAACAGAGGAATTTTGCATTAAAGTATCAAAGATGTGTTTACAATGGAAGTAGCTCAGCTTATATAACAGAGTAGTACCCAACAAACAGCCTAACTACTTGGATTAACTACCTATCACACGCCATGTGCTGATTCAAAATCTCAACATACGATCCACGTGTGTATGCATCCATGCACACGTTTATTTCGTGTAAAAATCACCTTAGCGTTTATTTACTTCGATCTCGACCCATTTCGTGCACCAAACGTCCCCCCCTCAAGTAACCTTACCCTCAAGGTTGGAAAAGAGGGAAACGCTCCTTGATGTCATGAAGAAACTCCCACGTAGCATCCTCCGGGAACGAATTCGACCAATGAATCAAAACCTGCGTCGCCGGTTGATTTCCCCTCTTAACCAAGCGGCGATTTAAGATTTGTACCAGTTCCATGAATGTGGAATTTCCAGGGAAAGGCAGAGTGCCGTGAAGCTGAGAGAGTGGACCAACCTTCCTCTTAAGTTGAGACACGTGAAATACGGGATGAATTTTAGCACCCGGGGGCAGAGCAAGTTTGTAAGCAACCTCTCCAAACTTATCAATGATCTTAAAGGGCCCAAAGAATCGAGGACTGAGCTTGTGGAATTGGCGATCACGTAGTGTGTTTTGACGATAAGGTTGGAGCTTGAGATAAACCCAATCACCGATAGTAAAACGGCGATCCGAACGATGTTTATCGTGTTGTTGCTTCATACGACGCTGTGCTCGGCCTAAGTGGAACTTAAGTACATCCATCATAGCCTCACGGGCAAGAAGACTTTCATTAACATCATGAACAGCCGAGTCCCCACGAAAATAAGGAATATGAATAGGAGGAGGGTAGCCATATAAAGCCTCAAAAGGAGTAGTTCCAATGGCCGAGTGGAATGAAGAATTGTACCAATATTCGGCCAAGCTTAGCCATTTACACCAGAGAGCAGGTTGATCCCCGCACATACAACGGAGATATGTTTCCAAGCAACGATTCACCACCTCGGTTTGACCATCGGTTTGAGGATGATAGGCCGTGGATAAGTGGAGCTCAACTCCTTGGAGTTTAAAGAAATCGGACCAAAACTTACTGAGGAAAACCTTGTCCCTATCGCTGAGAAGGATGGTAGGAAGGCCATGGAGCTTATAAACGTGATCAAGGAATGCCTGAGCCACGGTAATAGCAGAGTAAGGATGAGTAAGGCTCATGAAGTGAGCATATTTGGTAAGTCTGTCGACCACAACCAGGATGGTGGATTTCCCTTGAGACAAAGGGAGTCCTTCAATAAAATCTAGGCTTACTTGTGACCAAGCAGCCTCGGGTATAGGCAGAGGCTGAAGTAATCCCGAGGAGGCACTATTGTCATGTTTATAACGTTGACAGATATCACACTCCCGAATGAAGTTCCGGATTTGTTTCTCCATATATGGCCAATAGAAAAGAGAAGAGAGTCTCTTATAAGTAGCAAGCACCCCAGAATGACCCCCACTACTCGAATGGTGGAATAAATGGATGATTCTTAGACGTAAAGCGGAGTCATTGCCAACCACCAATCTGCCTTTCCTTCTCAGATGGCCCCCTAACCAAGAGTATTTGGAAGGCAAGGCCGGGTTCTACTGTAAGTCAGTTATCACCATCTTTAATGCAGGATCTGAGTCCCAAGTAGATTGAATGAGGGGGTATAAATCATCAGAAACCGTAGTGATAGCCATGCAAAATATTTCTGATGAATGGACTCTAGAGAGAGCATCAGCAGCACTGTTCTCCACTCATTTTTTGTAAGTAATCTCAAAATCAAATGCCATCAACTTGGAGAGCCAATTCAGTTGCCACGGGGTGGTGAGTTTTTGCTTCATCAGGTGGCTCAGGGTCTTGTGATCAGTTCTAACCTCAAAAGGTTtagaactcagataatgactcCAATAAGTAACAGCAAACACAATAGCAAGAAGCTCCTTATCATACACAGATAGACATTTGTTTTTTGGAGAAAGAGCCTTGCTAATGAAGGCAATAGGATGACCAAGTTGCATCAATACAACACCAATACCATAACTCGAAGCATCAGTTTCAATTACAAAGGGCAAGGAAAAATCAGGCAAGGCTAAAACTGGAGGGGAAATCATAGCCTGCTTGAGCTCCCGAAAAGCTTTCTCAGCTGCATCATCCCAATGAAATGCATCTTTCTTAAGAAGGTCAGTGAGGGGTTTACCAATAATGCCATAATTCCTAATAAATTTCATGTAGTATCCAGTAAGACCTAGAAAACCCCTCAGCTTAGAGACATCCAAAGGTGTAGGCCAATCTTGCATTGCCTTAACCTTTTTAGGATCAGTGGAGACGCCATATGCAGATATAATATGACCCAAGTATTCAACCTGATCTTTAGCAAAGTCACACTTGCTAGCTTTAGCAAAAAGGGAGTGATCCTTGAGCTTTTGAAAAACCAATCTGAGATGGTTCAAGTGAGTCTCTGTGTCCCTACTGTAGACCaatatatcatcaaaaaatACCAGTACAAACCTCCTAAAAAACGGCCTGAAAACATCATTCATCAAGCTCTGAAAAGTGGCAGGAGCATTGGTGAGGCCAAATGGCATAACCGCAAACTCATAGTGGCCATCATGAGTTCTAAAGGCTGTTTTATGGATATCCTGCACTTCCAtacgaatttgatgataaccagCTCTAAGATCGATTTTAGAGAAAATAGAAGCACCTCTCAATTCCTCCAGCAATTCATCAATAAGAGGGATTGGGTATTTATCTTTAATAGTAAGCTTATTCAATCTCCTATAATCCACACACATCCTTCATGTGCCATCTTTCTTTTTAACTAATACCACTGGAGAAGAAAAAGGACTAGAGCTGGGCCGGATAAAACCTTGTTGTAGAAGCTCAGAAACTTGCTTCTCAATGATATTCTTCTGCAATGCAGAATGTCTATAGGGCCGAGAAGAAACAGGAGCAGCCTCAGGAAGAAGAGTGATCTTATGATTGTGGGATCTcatgggaggaagtgtagatgGTTCAGCAAAAACAGAGCTGTGCTCTTCCAATAATGATTGAATCTGGGGAGAGTGATGAAGTACTACTGTAGAGTCACTTTTCATAGTGAAAAGGTCAGAGTGGCCCTCCTCATTCATTTGTATACAGCATAATTGAATACCATCAGTATGAGACAGAAGCTTACTCATCTCCCTCTCAGATACAGCCTGCACAGTGTGGTCATTATAGCTTGCACGCAAAAGGTGTCTCTTTCCATTCAGGGTAAAGTCCATAGTTAAGTTTTTAAAATTCCATTGAATTTCACCCAGTGTCTCTAACCATTGGATACCAAGCACCATATCACAGTTTCCCAAAGGCAAAAGAAGCACATCAGTCAAGAAAGCAGTACCTCGCAAAAACCATTGCAACCCTTTACACATAGAGTTACATTCCAGTCGGTTTCCATCTGCTACATCAACAGAGACAGGAGTTACAGCCGTGAGGGTAAGGCCTAGCTTTTTAGCTAAATGTAAATCAAGGAAGTTATGTGTGCTTCCTGAATCGATGAGTATATGGAGAGCCTTTTTCCCCACACGACCAGTGACTCTCATGGTCCTAAAATGCTTTGAGGAAGAGCCATTAATAGCATGTATAGAAATCAGAGGGTTCTCATCCTCACCACTATCATCACACAAAGAATCAGAAGCTATTTCCACAGTGTGTAGACTATCATCAATTTCAAGTAGATAAAGTTGCTTTCGAACACAACGATGTCCTCGCTCAAATTTCTCATCACATCCATAACAAAGACCCTTAGCACGTTTATCAGCCATCTCCTCCTCAGTCAGTAAACGTCTAGATTTAAAAGCTGGAATAGTAGGTGTAGGAAACAGGGGTGTGGAAGTGTTTTGAGAGCGAATATCAGAGGAAGTGAACCGACGATTAGTAGAAGTGACATTCTCTTTTAATGGTACAGACATGTCCTGTAATCGAGCTAAAGCATATGCATGCACTAGAGTTTGAGGCATAAACATGCGTACCGCTCGTTGAACAGTTGGTTTCAATCCATTAATGAAGTGACTAATTGCATTGGATTCAGAGAGAGAAACACGGCCCAATAGCAGTTCAAAACGATCATGATAGTCAGCGAATGAACCTGTTTGTTTGAGCGCAAGGAGTTCAGTCATCGGGTCTCCCAAGAGTTGCTCACCAAATCGAGCTTCAAGCGCCTGTAAAAACATCGGCCAAGGCGTCGACATAGCCCGATCCTGGTATTTAGCCCAATTCTGGAACCATTGAAGAGCTCTTCCTTCGAAATTAATCACGGCCAGACGGACTTTAGAGTCCTCAGGGGTCAGATCAACCGCGAAGAAATGATCGCAACGCAGGATCCACCCGGCTAAGTCCTCTCCGGTGAAGATCGGGAATCCTACTTTGGATTGGCGCGTAGCGAAGTATTGCTGGCGGTGGTGCGGTCCCCCACCAAATTGACCGTGTGAAGCTCCACCAGCAAAATGCCCAGCCATGTCATGCGTGTGAGGCGCGAAGCGCGTGAGAAACTCGTTTTGTTGGAGTTGCAGAGCCAAGAGACTTTCGCGAAGTTCCTTCATCGCTAGATCGCGAGATCCATCAGAGGTGTCACGGATCTTATCGAGCTCTACACGTCGCCTATCAGATTCAGCCATCTGATTGGAGAGATCCGCCATAGCTGCCTCTAGCATCTCCTCCAACCGACGCATGTCGCTGGAGCGTGTTTCGACCATCACAGGAACAGGATCGATAAAGCTGATACCACTTGGTGCAGAATTGGGGTCGCCGGGACTGAGAACGGCGACCGGAATTGCACCTACACAAATGGACTGACGCGGGGAAGAAGATAGAGTAGAAACAGAGGAATTTTGCATTAAAGTATCAAAGATGTGTTTACAATGGAAGTAGCTCAGCTTATATAACAGAGTAGTACCCAACAAACAGCCTAACTACTTGGATTAACTACCTATCACACGCCATGTGCTGATTCAAAAATCTCAACGTACGATCCACGTGTGTATGCATCCATGCACACGTTTATTTCGTGTAAAAATCACCTTAGCGTTTATTTACTTCGATCTCGACCCATTTCGTGCACCAGAATCCTAATCGGCGCCGGTTTTCTCCTCTCGCCTCCTCCGGCGAGTTCGCGACCGCCGTCGGCTCGCCCTCCAACGCCGACGTCCTCTCTTCTCCGTCGATTTCTCTATTCGACGAAGTCCCGGTTGGGAGGAAGGCGTCGCCTCCCCGGCGCCGTTTCTTGGTGAGCCGCCGCTCCGTCAGCCTCGGCGTCGAGGCTCCGTCGTCCCTCTACTTCAGCCGGACAGCCCTTCAACTAAGCTAAGTCTCCTTCCTTCTCCCTCTTGTTTTAAGTGTATAGACACCGGGAGAATTATCTTGGAGTGGTTATTCAGCCTCGTTCGGTTTCAGGCCATTCTTGCCGATTAATACCATTGTGATGCCGTGAGATTATGTTCGATTTGTATGTGCCTAGGTGCCTAGGTTCCATTCATTCTCGGATTTGGTGTAGGGCTGACTTGTTATGTTAGCTTGGGGAAATGGTGAGCATTTGGCTAATGTTTTTCCTCAATCTTAAGGCAGCATGCTGGGGTTTCTGATCACTTGAATGGAaacttgtatatatatataagtgttcTTATATTGTGAGCACTACCTAGACTGGTGATTCCAACGTAGAGGCAGTAGTTTAGGGTTTCTAGTCTTAGTGTTTCTATATGTGACATGAGGAAATGTTGGAAAGAGGGATGGAGGAAGGGTTACCTCTGTTGTTAGGGCTCTTGATTTTCAGCTCCTAAGCCTTCGTGGGTTGCAGGGGCTTGAGCAATTCCTCCTATTCTCCAATTTGTAATGGTATGTGGTGGTGAAAAAGGCAAGGCCGagagaaacaatatatataggGCATGTGTAACCGAAAGCCTGCTAGGCTGATTGTGTGTGCAGGGAAAAGGGGTTCTTGTTTTGACTGGATGTTGGCCGTTCTCCTGCCATTATGCAGGGCATGTACTCGTGAGAAATAAATGCAATTCCATCCTCATTTGCCACTTACTTTGTAAGTTTTTGGTAAGTTTGTTTTGGTAAGTTTGTTTTGACCGAAAGCCCGTCATTTTTGCTTGTTTTGGTAAGTTTTTGGTCTCCATTCTAAAGTAGTATTGTCTCCTACCTCCACTTACTTTGTTTGTTAGCTATTGATTCACTAATGGCCTTTGTTTGGTGTTGTTTGCATGTTGATCATgtagggatggagggagtagatgGCTGCAGAGAGAGACAGCCGCTCACGTCACGGTTCGTTACTCTTGACCGACGGCCGATCGAAGACACAGCGTGGAAAGTAGCTTGGCTCGATAAGATAGACACATTTTTCCTTTCTATCATCTTGTACATCCCCATTTGTAACTTAGTCACTTTAGTGCATGTAAAAGACTATTAGAAGCTATGTTCTTAGTTTTCTTTCTTGTATGACTTGTTTAATTTGGAGAAGTTAATAAAAGAACGCGATTTCGTTTTAGCTTGCTCGTGCATCACTTtagattttctttcttttacgAATTAGCAACACTAAGCGTTCAATAAATACATCCATTCCGAAGCCCAAATTTAGAACTTAGAATTTATTTGTTCGACTTGATCGTTTTCTACCGGATGACAAAAAGGGGCGGTCATTACATTTTGTATCGCAAGGACTCATTTGAAATAAATCTACTAACAAATCAATTCTAAAAGATGAGAGTGGATATTCATGTTTCCTGATCGATATCaaactaaacaaaaatgtcaaatTAAAACCAAGCTTTATTGTAACTTAATCAACCATTCAACCacattatctttattttattatacaatAGTTAATTGTGACTGAGAAACTCTTATGCAATAAAAAGTagtagaaataaaaattaattattatggaAATTCTTACAAAAAAAGCTATAaaaccaaaaattaattaagaagGAGAGATGATGAT
This sequence is a window from Salvia splendens isolate huo1 chromosome 5, SspV2, whole genome shotgun sequence. Protein-coding genes within it:
- the LOC121804042 gene encoding uncharacterized protein LOC121804042, which translates into the protein MQNSSVSTLSSSPRQSICVGAIPVAVLSPGDPNSAPSGISFIDPVPVMVETRSSDMRRLEEMLEAAMADLSNQMAESDRRRVELDKIRDTSDGSRDLAMKELRESLLALQLQQNEFLTRFAPHTHDMAGHFAGGASHGQFGGGPHHRQQYFATRQSKVGFPIFTGEDLAGWILRCDHFFAVDLTPEDSKVRLAVINFEGRALQWFQNWAKYQDRAMSTPWPMFLQALEARFGEQLLGDPMTELLALKQTGSFADYHDRFELLLGRVSLSESNAISHFINGLKPTVQRAVRMFMPQTLVHAYALARLQDMSVPLKENVTSTNRRFTSSDIRSQNTSTPLFPTPTIPAFKSRRLLTEEEMADKRAKGLCYGCDEKFERGHRCVRKQLYLLEIDDSLHTVEIASDSLCDDSGEDENPLISIHAINGSSSKHFRTMRVTGRVGKKALHILIDSGSTHNFLDLHLAKKLGLTLTAVTPVSVDVADGNRLECNSMCKGLQWFLRGTAFLTDVLLLPLGNCDMVLGIQWLETLGEIQWNFKNLTMDFTLNGKRHLLRASYNDHTVQAVSEREMSKLLSHTDGIQLCCIQMNEEGHSDLFTMKSDSTVVLHHSPQIQSLLEEHSSVFAEPSTLPPMRSHNHKITLLPEAAPVSSRPYRHSALQKNIIEKQVSELLQQGFIRPSSSPFSSPVVLVKKKDGT